A single Actinomadura algeriensis DNA region contains:
- a CDS encoding acyl-CoA dehydrogenase family protein, whose amino-acid sequence MTADLSEFHGELRAAASGLLAGTPGWRAIADAGWPGLEAPAAFDGADGTFAEVAVVLQEIGRAAAPGPYPSVAALAIGTLGLLSPGPGRDELLRATVAGGTVPVVALDAEGTEAFRLTGGARPDGARLHGAAAFVLDASAADRVLVPAADPDGTAVVADVDPADLTVEDRPVVDATRSLGRVAADGVAVRPESLHRFRVPDALERIRDRAAVAIACDCLGIAEAMLDATVAYTSDRRQFGRPVGSFQAVKHACADMLVRVTVTRELVAAAVRAQADGGPDAAAACSMAKSYACAAAVEVAGKAMQLHGGMGYTWESGVHVYLKRAALNRSLFGTPARHRARLAVRYARR is encoded by the coding sequence ATGACCGCGGACCTGTCGGAGTTCCACGGCGAGCTGCGCGCGGCCGCGTCCGGCCTGCTCGCCGGGACGCCCGGCTGGCGGGCGATCGCCGACGCCGGCTGGCCCGGCCTGGAGGCCCCGGCCGCGTTCGACGGGGCGGACGGCACGTTCGCCGAGGTCGCGGTCGTCCTGCAGGAGATCGGCAGGGCCGCGGCGCCCGGCCCCTACCCGTCGGTCGCGGCCCTCGCGATCGGGACGCTCGGCCTGCTGTCGCCCGGCCCCGGACGCGACGAGCTGCTGCGCGCCACCGTCGCGGGCGGCACCGTCCCCGTCGTCGCGCTGGACGCCGAGGGCACGGAGGCGTTCCGGCTCACGGGCGGCGCACGCCCGGACGGCGCGCGGCTGCACGGCGCGGCCGCGTTCGTCCTCGACGCGTCCGCCGCCGACCGCGTCCTCGTCCCGGCCGCCGACCCGGACGGGACGGCCGTCGTCGCCGACGTCGACCCGGCGGACCTGACCGTCGAGGACCGTCCCGTCGTCGATGCCACCCGCAGCCTCGGCCGCGTCGCCGCCGACGGCGTCGCCGTCCGCCCGGAGTCGCTGCACCGCTTCCGCGTCCCGGACGCCCTGGAGCGGATCCGCGACCGGGCCGCCGTCGCGATCGCCTGCGACTGCCTGGGGATCGCCGAGGCCATGCTCGACGCGACCGTCGCCTACACGAGCGACCGGCGCCAGTTCGGCCGTCCGGTCGGCTCCTTCCAGGCGGTGAAGCACGCGTGCGCCGACATGCTCGTCCGGGTGACGGTGACCCGCGAGCTCGTGGCCGCGGCCGTCCGGGCCCAGGCGGACGGCGGACCGGACGCGGCCGCCGCGTGCTCGATGGCGAAGTCCTACGCCTGCGCGGCCGCGGTCGAGGTCGCGGGGAAGGCGATGCAGCTGCACGGCGGGATGGGGTACACGTGGGAGAGCGGAGTCCACGTGTACCTCAAGCGCGCCGCACTGAACCGCTCCCTGTTCGGCACGCCCGCGCGGCACCGCGCACGCCTGGCCGTCCGCTACGCCCGCCGCTGA
- a CDS encoding oxygenase MpaB family protein encodes MTTEQIAPARESRERVREPVPFGPGSILWERMGLYSSAVAGNSVFILQSMHPAIGTVVDRLSSFRTDPVGRAMRSFASVQTWVYGGREAIEEGRRLREMHKPLTAVDEDGRRHHALSAEPWAWVHLTGFYAAVVAARYFAPEPMGEEEQQRVYDEFLDLGRILQVPERMFPATIAEYWDYFDDMVENTLVPHKVALEVLKRMDEVPPNVPARMRPVVAPLSLVGGRLGRFITVGTLPPAARAKLGLSWSASDERRLRAVGAIIGRGTPLLPERLKYMPIAYRAREAARAQEKLRKVLDERPL; translated from the coding sequence ATGACGACCGAGCAGATCGCCCCCGCCCGTGAGTCCCGGGAGCGCGTGCGCGAACCCGTCCCGTTCGGTCCGGGGTCGATCCTCTGGGAACGGATGGGCCTGTACAGCTCCGCGGTGGCGGGCAACAGCGTGTTCATCCTGCAGTCGATGCATCCCGCGATCGGCACCGTGGTGGACCGGCTGTCGAGCTTCCGGACGGACCCGGTCGGACGCGCCATGCGCAGCTTCGCGTCCGTGCAGACCTGGGTCTACGGGGGCCGGGAGGCGATCGAGGAGGGTCGCCGCCTCCGCGAGATGCACAAGCCGCTCACCGCCGTGGACGAGGACGGGCGGCGGCACCACGCGCTGTCCGCCGAGCCGTGGGCGTGGGTGCACCTGACCGGTTTCTACGCGGCGGTCGTCGCCGCCCGGTACTTCGCTCCGGAGCCGATGGGCGAGGAGGAGCAGCAGCGGGTCTACGACGAGTTCCTCGACCTCGGCCGCATCCTGCAGGTGCCCGAGCGGATGTTCCCCGCGACCATCGCCGAGTACTGGGACTACTTCGACGACATGGTCGAGAACACGCTCGTCCCGCACAAGGTCGCGCTCGAGGTCCTGAAGCGCATGGACGAGGTGCCGCCGAACGTCCCGGCGCGGATGCGGCCCGTGGTGGCGCCGCTGAGCCTGGTGGGCGGCCGGCTCGGCCGCTTCATCACCGTCGGCACGCTGCCGCCCGCCGCCCGCGCCAAGCTGGGCCTGTCCTGGTCGGCCTCGGACGAGCGCCGCCTGCGCGCCGTCGGGGCGATCATCGGCCGCGGCACGCCGCTGCTGCCCGAACGGCTCAAGTACATGCCGATCGCGTACCGCGCCCGGGAGGCCGCGCGGGCCCAGGAGAAGCTGCGCAAGGTCCTCGACGAGCGACCCCTCTGA
- a CDS encoding TetR/AcrR family transcriptional regulator → MSRPPGLTPRRIPRQDRSRRTVEGILDAAARVLAERGYDGASTNRIAEAAGISNGSLYQYFPNKDAIMVAVVDRFADHLTERLGAQIDATMHQPWPVAGRALLDVQIRLFQEHADLLRIIVEQIPRLGPFDKLAGLQRRLTDLVRVQLLLNRSEFRDDLDIDTTLWMLTEIVGSVSVRYVLDRPPVPHERMVDELADLVIGYLRK, encoded by the coding sequence ATGAGCCGCCCACCTGGACTGACGCCCCGGAGGATCCCCCGGCAGGACCGCTCGCGCCGCACGGTCGAGGGCATCTTGGACGCCGCCGCTCGCGTTCTCGCCGAGCGCGGATACGACGGCGCGTCCACCAACCGCATCGCCGAGGCCGCCGGCATCAGCAACGGATCGCTCTACCAGTACTTCCCGAACAAGGACGCCATCATGGTCGCGGTGGTGGACCGGTTCGCCGACCACCTCACCGAGCGGCTCGGCGCCCAGATCGACGCCACGATGCACCAGCCGTGGCCGGTCGCGGGCCGCGCGCTGCTCGACGTCCAGATCCGGCTGTTCCAGGAGCACGCCGACCTGCTGCGCATCATCGTCGAGCAGATCCCGCGGCTCGGCCCGTTCGACAAGCTCGCCGGGCTGCAGCGGCGGCTGACCGACCTCGTACGGGTGCAGCTGCTGCTGAACCGTTCCGAGTTCCGCGACGATCTGGACATCGACACGACGCTGTGGATGCTGACCGAAATCGTCGGCTCCGTCTCGGTCAGGTACGTGCTCGACCGTCCGCCCGTCCCGCACGAGCGCATGGTCGACGAGCTCGCCGACCTGGTCATCGGCTACCTCCGGAAGTGA